A part of Acidimicrobiales bacterium genomic DNA contains:
- a CDS encoding methyltransferase domain-containing protein: MTGGGGGAAAPGARRRWFEPLADHLGRAYLRYSFTYGTAQEVDALVELLQLRPGDRVLDVGCGPGRHARALAERGIRVVGADISHRFLALACAGAPAGCAFVRADAVSLPVRPAFDAVISLCQGGFGLLGGPGDPVGADPAAGTADGVALDAMAAALRPGGRLAVSAFSAYFQVRYLEDSEFDAATGVNREQTTIRDEDGREAPCELWTTCFTPRELRLLARRAGLAVDAVWAVAPGDFAPRPPDLDHPEFLLVATRPGGNLGG, translated from the coding sequence GTGACAGGCGGAGGCGGCGGGGCGGCGGCGCCCGGCGCCCGGCGCCGCTGGTTCGAGCCGCTGGCCGACCACCTCGGCCGGGCCTACCTGCGCTACTCGTTCACGTACGGCACCGCCCAGGAGGTCGACGCCCTGGTCGAGCTCCTGCAGCTCCGGCCGGGCGACCGCGTCCTCGACGTCGGCTGCGGCCCCGGCCGGCATGCACGTGCGCTGGCCGAGCGGGGCATCCGGGTCGTCGGCGCCGACATCTCGCACCGGTTCCTGGCCCTCGCGTGCGCCGGGGCCCCCGCCGGCTGCGCCTTCGTCCGTGCCGATGCGGTCTCGCTCCCCGTGCGCCCCGCCTTCGATGCCGTGATCTCGCTCTGCCAGGGGGGGTTCGGTCTGCTCGGTGGCCCTGGCGACCCGGTGGGGGCCGACCCGGCAGCAGGCACCGCCGACGGGGTCGCCCTCGACGCCATGGCGGCGGCCCTGCGGCCCGGCGGCCGGCTGGCCGTGAGCGCGTTCTCGGCCTACTTCCAGGTGCGGTACCTGGAGGACTCCGAGTTCGACGCCGCGACGGGCGTGAACCGCGAGCAGACCACGATCCGCGACGAGGACGGCCGGGAGGCGCCGTGCGAGCTGTGGACCACCTGCTTCACCCCCCGGGAGCTGCGGTTGCTGGCCCGGCGCGCCGGGCTCGCGGTGGACGCCGTCTGGGCGGTGGCACCCGGCGACTTCGCGCCCCGGCCCCCCGACCTCGACCATCCCGAGTTCCTGCTCGTCGCGACCAGGCCCGGTGGTAACCTGGGCGGCTGA
- the rpsA gene encoding 30S ribosomal protein S1, translating to MSFADAVEQTLVDVEDGQIVEGTVVKVDKDEVLLDIGYKSEGVIPSRELSIRNDVDPGEIVSLGDHVEALVLQKEDKEGRLILSKKRAQYERAWGTIERIKDEEGVVEGPVIEVVKGGLILDIGLRGFLPASLVELRRVRDLQPYVGRTLQAKIIELDKNRNNVVLSRRAWLEETQKEQREDFLANLKPGETRTGVVSSVVNFGAFVDLGGMDGLVHVSELSWKHVNHPSDVVQVGDEVTVQVLEVDHDRERISLSLKATQQDPWQEFATNHRVGELVYGRVTKLVPFGAFVQVGDGIEGLVHISEMSAHHVDLPEQVVTPGEELWVKIIDLDLQRRRISLSIKQAAEGGVVAAEYQEHFGEHAYDAEGNYIGGAVADDAERAEAWAEYYAQYGEQPGEGGLPEGQPPSGPPAEARAAAEAEVVPEAEVVAEAVAEVVAEAEAVAEAEVAEAEVVAAEVEVAEAGPEAG from the coding sequence ATGTCCTTCGCCGACGCCGTCGAGCAGACGCTCGTCGACGTGGAGGACGGCCAGATCGTCGAAGGCACCGTGGTCAAGGTCGACAAGGACGAGGTCCTCCTCGACATCGGCTACAAGTCGGAGGGGGTCATCCCGTCGCGCGAGCTCTCGATCCGCAACGACGTCGACCCCGGTGAGATCGTGTCGCTCGGCGACCACGTCGAGGCCCTTGTCCTGCAGAAGGAGGACAAGGAGGGCCGGCTGATCCTGTCCAAGAAGCGGGCCCAGTACGAGCGGGCCTGGGGCACGATCGAGCGGATCAAGGATGAGGAGGGCGTCGTCGAGGGGCCGGTCATCGAGGTCGTCAAGGGTGGCCTGATCCTCGACATCGGTCTCCGGGGCTTCCTGCCCGCCTCGCTGGTCGAGCTTCGGCGCGTGCGCGACCTGCAGCCCTACGTGGGTCGCACGCTGCAGGCCAAGATCATCGAGCTCGACAAGAACCGCAACAACGTGGTGCTGTCGCGCCGGGCGTGGCTGGAGGAGACGCAGAAGGAGCAGCGCGAGGACTTCCTGGCCAACCTCAAGCCGGGCGAGACCCGCACGGGCGTGGTGTCGTCGGTCGTCAACTTCGGCGCCTTCGTCGATCTCGGCGGCATGGACGGCCTCGTCCACGTGTCGGAGCTGTCCTGGAAGCACGTCAACCACCCGAGCGACGTGGTCCAGGTGGGCGACGAGGTCACGGTGCAGGTGCTCGAGGTCGACCACGACCGCGAGCGCATCAGCCTGTCGCTGAAGGCCACCCAGCAGGACCCCTGGCAGGAGTTCGCCACCAACCACCGGGTGGGGGAGCTCGTGTACGGGCGGGTCACCAAGCTCGTCCCGTTCGGTGCGTTCGTGCAGGTCGGCGACGGCATCGAGGGGCTCGTGCACATCTCGGAGATGTCAGCGCACCACGTCGACCTGCCCGAGCAGGTGGTCACCCCCGGTGAGGAGCTGTGGGTGAAGATCATCGACCTCGACCTGCAGCGCCGGCGCATCAGCCTGTCGATCAAGCAGGCGGCCGAGGGCGGCGTGGTGGCCGCCGAGTACCAGGAGCACTTCGGCGAGCACGCCTACGACGCCGAGGGCAACTACATCGGCGGGGCCGTGGCCGACGATGCAGAGCGGGCCGAGGCCTGGGCCGAGTACTACGCCCAGTACGGCGAGCAGCCGGGCGAGGGCGGCCTCCCCGAGGGCCAGCCCCCGAGCGGTCCCCCGGCCGAGGCGCGAGCCGCTGCCGAGGCGGAGGTCGTTCCCGAGGCGGAGGTCGTGGCCGAAGCCGTTGCCGAGGTCGTCGCCGAGGCGGAAGCCGTTGCCGAGGCGGAGGTTGCCGAGGCGGAGGTCGTGGCGGCCGAGGTCGAGGTGGCCGAGGCCGGCCCCGAGGCCGGCTGA